The Methanolobus sp. WCC4 genome includes the window GGGATGAAGGGGATGTCATTGTTTTTAGATTACTTGTTACGGATCTATTCGTGGAACAGGTCGACGAATTTGTTGTTGTAGAAGGAATATGGTTAATTGATTTTGAAAATCCCATAGATGTAGAAGCTGGATCTACTTTCAATGAAATGGAAGTTCAACTGGTTGATAATAATTCAATCAGAATGAACAATTTGAATAACATAATTCTTGAAAAAGATAGTACTATAAATGTTGCCAATGACCTTAACTTTAAAGTTGCTGATTCAGATGCACTGCGTTTCTGTCTGATTAAAACATACGACCAATCAACTCAACATGACATCCCAGGTGCCGTTGCAACAGGCCCAGAATCATGGGATTATTTGGATTTTGCTGGTCTATTCTATGATATTGACAATGCCATATCTTCTGAAACACTTGAAGTAACACAACCTTTGACGAGTACTGAGCGAATAATCCACCCAGGAAACCTCACATATACAACAACTATTCAGAAAAGTAATTTCTCATGTGATGAATTAAATTCTGACGGAGAGCAATATGAAGTTGTAGGTATACTAGGAGAAAAATACATACCTTTAGAACAGGGAAATCCGGCAAAACTTGGAAAACTGCTTCTTGACACAAATAAAGAATATGTTGTGACTGGAAGTGGTGATATTGATTTTAAGGATGGTTATGGTGTTCATTATTCCTACGATGAAGAAAAAGATGATTTTTATGTTTATTTTATAAAAGGCAACTGCATATATGGCAGAACCTCCATTAATAACACTGTTACTTTTGACCCGGTATCCCAGGATGCTATATGGAAATGGGAAGATGACATTGCTGGTGTAGACGATGTCAGAGTTATGGAATTGCATATTAAAAAGAGAGAGGGGCCGTTTTCGAAACAATTTATAATTGATGGGATCTGGATTTTAGACTTTGATGATATATTGGATTTTGAGATTTCAGATGAAGATGATATGATGGAAGTAACTGATATTTCTGACAATTCTATCACTTTCTCAAATTGGAATTCTATCAATCTATTATCAGGAAAGAGATTTGATATTTACAATAGTTTGAAATTGGAAGTTGCAGATAATAGTACACTTCATTACTATCCAATAGTTGAAAAGACAATACTCGAAAATACAGCAGCAAATATTGATTCTTATGAAACCAGAATAAGAAGTTACCAAAATGAGAATCCTACAATTAATATAAGCCTGGATTATCCTTCTGATGTGGTATGGTATTTAGATGGGGATTATCAACAGATCAATTACTCAGTAACAGATGCATCCTATTATCCGAATGCTTATGCATCAGGTGATTATGACATTACTGCTTTTGTATCAAATGAAAATGGAACAGATGTTATAAACTGGGACTGGGGAATTATAAAACCAACAACTTCAGTTGATATTACCCATACAGGAAATATCGAAATTAGAAGCCCTGTATATGACAAAAATGATATAGTAGCACTTAATGACAACAATACTTTCATAGAAATCAATGCTTCCAACTTTGCAGGTTTTTATTGTGATATGGACAGAAACCTGTCAACTGAAATGATTTTTATAGAGAATATGACATCTGCAGAAAACGGAGACTTAAAGATTGGAAAATATGGACTAAAGTATTCCACTTCTGTCCAACAGGTCATGTACAAAGCAGATTATGGAAATAGCAAATATGGATTAAATGACACATATCAAGTAATAGGAATCCTGGGTGATCCTTATGTCCCAATTACTGAAATAGAAAATAGTAAAACATGCAAGTTTGCAAAATTACTGGTTGACACTGATAATAAATATACATTAAGAACAAATTCATCTCTTGAACTTGCAAATGGCTATGCGCTTACAGCAAAGCAAATTAAAGTTGAAGAAGATAAGGTCTGGTTGGAACTATCCCGAAACGGAGAGTTCGTTGAAGATGAAGTAATAGATGTAAGTGATGGATTAGCAATATGGGAATATTATTCTGACCTTGGAAACGAGTCTCATGTACTTATCTACAGACTACTTGTAAGTGACGTATTCCAGGGACAAGTCGATGCTCTTGCAGTTACACAAGGAATGTGGTTGATTGACAGTAATGAAGATAACCTGCTTGAAATTGATCAGGGAGACCGGTTCAGCGAACTGGATGTCGATCTCTTGGACAATAATATAATAACTATGTCCAATAACCATGATGACATCATTCTGAAAAAAGGAGAAGACACAACCATAGCACTGGATTTATCAATAAAACTTTCAAATTCAAGTGATTACAATTTCTATCTTAAAAAGGATATTTACCCTACTGAGGAATATGAACTTAGGGGTACGGTGGCTACCGGACCAATTATATGGAATGATGAATTGTCTTGGAATTTCAAGGACTTTGCCGGCTTTGTATATGACTTTGAAGAAAACGTCGGAACAGAGCAACTCAATATAAACTATATTTCAAATAGCTCTATCGAAGAAGAAGGAATCACTTATTACTCCACACTTGTTCAAAAAGGATATACTGCAAATTTCACTCCTGAAAACAACATCCATTATAATGAAACATATCCTATGATAGGCATTTTCGGGGAAGAATATGTGTCCCTTACAGACAGTAGACCGGATGAATTAGCAAAACTGATAATCGATTCTGATTCACAATATACTTTGAAAATAGGCTCACCGCTTGAACTTCCAGAAGGCTTTGAATTAATCGTAAATGATATTGAAGGCAATGATACTGCGGTTATTAGCATATTCAAGAACGGAGAACTACAGTATAGTGAAAAGATAGATGCTTTTGCTGGAGAGTTTACTCTTGAATATCAGGAAGATATAGTTTCTCAGAAAAATATCATTGTTTTCCGCACAAATATTAAAGAAATAATTTCCGAAAAAACGGACAGCTATATAATCCTGAATGGACTCTGGATGGTAGATTCTGAAAGTTATCTTGCAATAAATACAGGAGACCGATTTGGAGAATTTGTAGTCGATTTTATCGCAGAAGATAATATCCATATGTTTAATTTTAGAAGTATTTCTATAGGAAAAGGGTACGAGATAGAACTTGCTGAAGGTATCAAACTAAGAATTGCTGACAGTGATTCATTGCGCTTCTACCCTTATAGAGAATACCAGCCAACTGGAACCCTAAGCAATTATGTACCATCTGTCTCTTCATTGCTTCTTTCAACAAACAAAACAATGTTTGGCTCAGAAGTAAGCTTCTATGGAAACGGAACCGATCAAGATGGCTCCATAGTTGCCTACAACTGGCGCTCGAATATCGATGGCCAGTTAAGCACAGAGTTAAGTTTCACATCTTCTGATCTTTCAGTAGGCAATCACACAATTTACTTCAAGGTCAAGGATGACAATGGTGACTGGTCCGATGAGAACTCAGAAAATATCCTGGTAAATCCCGTTTCACCTACTACTTCAACATCCACAAGCTCTGGTGGTGGCGGAGGAGGCGGTGGTGGAGGTGCCACAGGCGAACTCTACGAGAACATCGCATTCAAGGACGTAAGGTCCGAGTTCGTTACAAAAGACTCTGTCACATCCTATGACTTTACGGATGAGGACAACGAATTGGAATACATCCGGTTCACAGCTTCCCGAAACTGGGGTAAGATCTCTACAACTGTGGAGTGTCTGCATGATACCTCTGCTCTTGTGGATAAGGAACCAGAGGGAACCGTATATCGCAATCTCAACATATGGGTCGGAAAATCAGGTTTCTCTGAGAACATAGAGGATTGTGTCATAGGTTTCAAGGTCAGTAAGGAATGGCTTGCAGAGAATGAGATTGATGAAGGTAGCGTAAGGCTTCTGCATTATTCTGATGGAGAATGGGAAGAGCTTGACACGGAACTGGTAGATGAGGATGATGGATATCTTCACTTTGAAGCAAGGACGCCGGGATTCTCTCCGTTTGCAATAGTGGGGGATTCTAAGAGGAAAGCTCTGGATTCGGGCGATGACTCGGTATCAACAGGTTCTGTCAATGAAGAGGCAGTGTCAGATGATTATCAAGAGGAGACAGCTTCAAAGAGCACTCCTGCATTCGAAGGTGTTGTCTCGATGCTTGCATTCCTGCTTGCAGGCTACTGTATGGTCCACAGGAAGAAGAGTTGATACTCATC containing:
- a CDS encoding S-layer protein domain-containing protein, whose translation is MAETMKVDWNGTGDHMSIQAAIDNASSGDSIVVMPGNYTENLLVDRSVSIFSESGNPADTVIQPFDLTEKLITINSDNVVVNGFTVTGANASKAIFLYESSGCLIENNIVSSNKYGIYLNNSDNNEVVNNTLLSNNFIGLCLFESDDNSVRSTYSSGNFIGFDLVSSCNNVLSDNTLESDGAYGIYFHQYSHDNSIMNNNISNTYYFEPLGSSTLISASMEPISSNENKEFDVYLFADSSQKMLNEFSISEYDQSSTSTAPGVYGGLGLFLNRDNTGNIIVSNVVENSYIRGMHFGYSSSGNTIYDNYFNNTDNFYQYYNNTNIWNITLTPGENIAGGPYLGGNCWTNPSGTDFSQTHVDLNDDGICDESYSIDQYNVDELPLYSYQNLLPEASIFSISPGYVKTGELVHFAGIGIDYDGYIQEYGWRSSIDGELSDDAYFSTNTLSPGNHTIYYKVKDNEDEWSAEVISHLTVENDDEAYIRSQVYNGSDLNSIFNENAIHIGSGHYAIEINSSNFKAFNYDLDTNTGSESFRICNSTNFSHSADGRTIEEGIINYKTEILQVNYEADFGNEEAYGSTHPTTYPSIGFFGDRYVSLSDENPDEIVKLLLDSDDKHLIRKSSSLELHEGYELTAKQIDVEGDKVWMELSQNGEFIEDEVIDLSGDPVTWEYDLDIGDEGDVIVFRLLVTDLFVEQVDEFVVVEGIWLIDFENPIDVEAGSTFNEMEVQLVDNNSIRMNNLNNIILEKDSTINVANDLNFKVADSDALRFCLIKTYDQSTQHDIPGAVATGPESWDYLDFAGLFYDIDNAISSETLEVTQPLTSTERIIHPGNLTYTTTIQKSNFSCDELNSDGEQYEVVGILGEKYIPLEQGNPAKLGKLLLDTNKEYVVTGSGDIDFKDGYGVHYSYDEEKDDFYVYFIKGNCIYGRTSINNTVTFDPVSQDAIWKWEDDIAGVDDVRVMELHIKKREGPFSKQFIIDGIWILDFDDILDFEISDEDDMMEVTDISDNSITFSNWNSINLLSGKRFDIYNSLKLEVADNSTLHYYPIVEKTILENTAANIDSYETRIRSYQNENPTINISLDYPSDVVWYLDGDYQQINYSVTDASYYPNAYASGDYDITAFVSNENGTDVINWDWGIIKPTTSVDITHTGNIEIRSPVYDKNDIVALNDNNTFIEINASNFAGFYCDMDRNLSTEMIFIENMTSAENGDLKIGKYGLKYSTSVQQVMYKADYGNSKYGLNDTYQVIGILGDPYVPITEIENSKTCKFAKLLVDTDNKYTLRTNSSLELANGYALTAKQIKVEEDKVWLELSRNGEFVEDEVIDVSDGLAIWEYYSDLGNESHVLIYRLLVSDVFQGQVDALAVTQGMWLIDSNEDNLLEIDQGDRFSELDVDLLDNNIITMSNNHDDIILKKGEDTTIALDLSIKLSNSSDYNFYLKKDIYPTEEYELRGTVATGPIIWNDELSWNFKDFAGFVYDFEENVGTEQLNINYISNSSIEEEGITYYSTLVQKGYTANFTPENNIHYNETYPMIGIFGEEYVSLTDSRPDELAKLIIDSDSQYTLKIGSPLELPEGFELIVNDIEGNDTAVISIFKNGELQYSEKIDAFAGEFTLEYQEDIVSQKNIIVFRTNIKEIISEKTDSYIILNGLWMVDSESYLAINTGDRFGEFVVDFIAEDNIHMFNFRSISIGKGYEIELAEGIKLRIADSDSLRFYPYREYQPTGTLSNYVPSVSSLLLSTNKTMFGSEVSFYGNGTDQDGSIVAYNWRSNIDGQLSTELSFTSSDLSVGNHTIYFKVKDDNGDWSDENSENILVNPVSPTTSTSTSSGGGGGGGGGGATGELYENIAFKDVRSEFVTKDSVTSYDFTDEDNELEYIRFTASRNWGKISTTVECLHDTSALVDKEPEGTVYRNLNIWVGKSGFSENIEDCVIGFKVSKEWLAENEIDEGSVRLLHYSDGEWEELDTELVDEDDGYLHFEARTPGFSPFAIVGDSKRKALDSGDDSVSTGSVNEEAVSDDYQEETASKSTPAFEGVVSMLAFLLAGYCMVHRKKS